One Sphingomonas sp. OV641 DNA segment encodes these proteins:
- a CDS encoding acetate/propionate family kinase, with protein sequence MAEILCLNAGSSSLKFALYAEPGTDEPSLLASGKIENIGLEPHLIARDAKGDVLADRRWTKDVTITHETLLKDLLREIEASVGEDLIAVGHRIVHGGADYSAPARVDAPLLAALEALCPLAPLHQPHNLAAVRAVSRLRPALLQVACFDTGFHHGQPPVATRLALPRALGEEGMRRYGFHGISYEYIARQLRLIDPDTGGGRTIAAHLGNGASLCAMDGGRSIDTTMGFTALDGLVMGTRCGALDPGAVLYLLQQRGMTAREVEHLLYSESGLLGVSGTSSDMRALLGSETPAAGEAIDLFVWQIARQAGALASSLGGLDSFVFTAGIGENAPEIRARVADRLRWLGVALDTDANLRGASVISAPFSRVTVRIIPTDEEWMIAIHTADLLREEPKP encoded by the coding sequence ATGGCTGAAATCCTGTGCCTCAACGCCGGTTCGTCGAGCCTTAAGTTCGCGCTCTACGCCGAGCCGGGCACTGATGAGCCCTCTTTGCTGGCGAGCGGCAAGATCGAGAATATCGGCCTTGAGCCGCACCTGATCGCGCGCGATGCGAAGGGGGATGTCCTTGCCGACCGGCGCTGGACGAAAGACGTCACGATCACGCATGAGACGCTGCTCAAGGATTTGCTGCGGGAGATCGAAGCTTCGGTCGGCGAGGATCTGATCGCGGTAGGACATCGGATCGTTCATGGGGGCGCCGACTATTCAGCGCCGGCGCGGGTCGACGCGCCACTCCTCGCCGCACTCGAGGCGCTTTGCCCACTGGCGCCATTGCATCAGCCCCATAATCTCGCCGCGGTCCGCGCCGTCTCCAGGCTGCGCCCCGCTCTGCTGCAAGTCGCCTGCTTCGACACCGGCTTCCATCATGGCCAGCCCCCGGTTGCGACGCGCCTCGCGCTGCCGCGCGCGCTTGGCGAAGAGGGCATGCGGCGCTACGGCTTTCACGGCATCTCCTACGAATATATCGCGCGGCAGCTGCGTTTGATCGATCCCGATACAGGCGGTGGCCGCACGATCGCCGCGCATCTCGGCAACGGGGCCAGCCTCTGTGCGATGGACGGGGGGCGCAGCATCGACACGACGATGGGGTTCACCGCACTCGACGGATTGGTGATGGGCACGCGGTGCGGAGCGCTCGACCCGGGCGCGGTGCTCTATCTTCTCCAGCAGAGGGGCATGACGGCGCGCGAAGTCGAGCATCTCCTCTACAGTGAGTCCGGCCTTTTGGGCGTGTCCGGCACATCGAGCGACATGCGCGCGCTTCTCGGCAGCGAAACGCCCGCCGCTGGGGAAGCGATCGACCTCTTCGTCTGGCAGATCGCGCGCCAGGCTGGCGCCCTCGCATCCTCGCTCGGGGGGCTCGATAGCTTCGTGTTTACCGCCGGGATCGGCGAGAATGCGCCTGAAATCCGCGCCCGCGTCGCCGATCGGCTCCGCTGGCTCGGCGTGGCGCTCGACACGGACGCGAATCTCCGCGGAGCGTCGGTCATCAGCGCGCCGTTCAGCCGTGTCACGGTGCGCATCATCCCGACCGACGAGGAGTGGATGATCGCCATCCACACCGCCGATCTTCTGCGTGAGGAGCCGAAACCATGA